Proteins from a single region of Thunnus albacares chromosome 14, fThuAlb1.1, whole genome shotgun sequence:
- the LOC122997230 gene encoding ovarian cancer G-protein coupled receptor 1-like isoform X1, with translation MESNNYSNVTFNYNSTSDDIPYNIEPNIPYVMTCVIISFGLPLTLAAIYSLYSQVQNNNVAPIYIINLLISDIIQLCYMIFLVANPVDWKIYKIFFYIYCFGGVSSVGFMVCVALERYLLIAWPLWYRFRRTIKISLAVCVVVWTLPLVFVLPFYFQVEIKVLKTIFAVFLLVPLPLFIFFLGGTLKSLSSAISVSSDEKRRIVGMLVLVLLIYTLLFLPSIIWFLVGEARDNYTFSDLTFMLLKLSPLADLILYVFMRKGAIDKLLASLCCCRMDSDDNSRSSA, from the exons ATGGAAAGCAATAATTACAGCAATGTCACATTCAACTATAATTCCACCTCCGATGACATCCCTTATAATATTGAACCAAATATTCCGTATGTGATGACATGCGTAATCATTAGTTTCGGCCTCCCTTTGACTCTAGCGGCCATCTATTCTCTTTATTCCCAG GTGCAAAATAACAATGTTGCTCCAATCTACATCATcaacctcctcatctctgacatCATTCAGCTCTGCTACATGATCTTCTTAGTGGCAAATCCTGTGGACTGGAAGATCTATAAAATCTTCTTTTATATTTACTGCTTTGGTGGGGTGAGCAGTGTTGGCTTCATGGTCTGTGTCGCCCTGGAAAG GTATTTGCTCATCGCATGGCCACTGTGGTACCGCTTCAGAAGAACCATCAAGATCTCTCTTGCAGTCTGTGTCGTGGTCTGGACccttcctcttgtttttgtcCTTCCTTTCTATTTCCAGGTTGAAATTAAGGTCTTAAAAACCATTTTCGCTGTCTTTCTCCTTGTTCCTTTACCACTGTTCATATTCTTCCTGGGTGGGACCCTCAAATCGCTGTCTTCTGCCATCTCGGTCtcctctgatgaaaaacgacgaATTGTGGGGATGTTGGTCCTGGTGCTGCTCATCTACACGCTGCTGTTTCTACCCAGCATCATCTGGTTTCTGGTAGGAGAAGCCAGAGATAATTATACCTTCAGCGACCTGACTTTCATGCTTCTTAAGTTGAGTCCTCTTGCAGACTTGATCCTGTATGTTTTCATGAGGAAAGGGGCCATAGACAAGCTTTTggcctctctgtgttgttgcagaatggacagtgatgataacagcagatcatcagcatga
- the LOC122997230 gene encoding mas-related G-protein coupled receptor member B1-like isoform X2, giving the protein MCSFIPASLKVQNNNVAPIYIINLLISDIIQLCYMIFLVANPVDWKIYKIFFYIYCFGGVSSVGFMVCVALERYLLIAWPLWYRFRRTIKISLAVCVVVWTLPLVFVLPFYFQVEIKVLKTIFAVFLLVPLPLFIFFLGGTLKSLSSAISVSSDEKRRIVGMLVLVLLIYTLLFLPSIIWFLVGEARDNYTFSDLTFMLLKLSPLADLILYVFMRKGAIDKLLASLCCCRMDSDDNSRSSA; this is encoded by the exons ATGTGTAGCTTCATTCCAGCTTCTCTTAAG GTGCAAAATAACAATGTTGCTCCAATCTACATCATcaacctcctcatctctgacatCATTCAGCTCTGCTACATGATCTTCTTAGTGGCAAATCCTGTGGACTGGAAGATCTATAAAATCTTCTTTTATATTTACTGCTTTGGTGGGGTGAGCAGTGTTGGCTTCATGGTCTGTGTCGCCCTGGAAAG GTATTTGCTCATCGCATGGCCACTGTGGTACCGCTTCAGAAGAACCATCAAGATCTCTCTTGCAGTCTGTGTCGTGGTCTGGACccttcctcttgtttttgtcCTTCCTTTCTATTTCCAGGTTGAAATTAAGGTCTTAAAAACCATTTTCGCTGTCTTTCTCCTTGTTCCTTTACCACTGTTCATATTCTTCCTGGGTGGGACCCTCAAATCGCTGTCTTCTGCCATCTCGGTCtcctctgatgaaaaacgacgaATTGTGGGGATGTTGGTCCTGGTGCTGCTCATCTACACGCTGCTGTTTCTACCCAGCATCATCTGGTTTCTGGTAGGAGAAGCCAGAGATAATTATACCTTCAGCGACCTGACTTTCATGCTTCTTAAGTTGAGTCCTCTTGCAGACTTGATCCTGTATGTTTTCATGAGGAAAGGGGCCATAGACAAGCTTTTggcctctctgtgttgttgcagaatggacagtgatgataacagcagatcatcagcatga